Proteins found in one Vicinamibacteria bacterium genomic segment:
- a CDS encoding YceI family protein: MSLTEGYRHADVHDGNTTVCSLSKEDGAMWTLPLAVAIASTFVLKAEPNHTTIGFIVPIAAGMTKVTGKFTRFDVELVYDAEEVARFRVKADIDASSIDTGIDDRDADLRGESFFDVARHPRILFESENIERRGDGYVAKGTLTMRGHTRPLELPFRVTSLNWHEGAPMVGVASEIAIDRNEYGIGSDWRHTLFPNFIGDDVEVEIFLWTRPGKRLEPENERSER, translated from the coding sequence GTGTCCCTGACGGAAGGCTATCGACACGCGGACGTCCACGATGGGAACACTACGGTATGCTCGCTCTCGAAGGAGGACGGAGCCATGTGGACGCTCCCTCTCGCGGTCGCGATCGCCTCGACGTTCGTTCTGAAGGCCGAGCCCAATCACACCACGATCGGCTTCATCGTACCCATCGCCGCCGGGATGACGAAGGTGACGGGCAAGTTCACCCGCTTCGACGTCGAGCTCGTGTACGACGCGGAGGAGGTCGCGCGCTTCAGGGTGAAGGCCGACATCGACGCGAGCAGCATCGATACCGGAATCGACGACCGAGACGCGGACCTCCGCGGCGAGTCCTTCTTCGACGTCGCGCGCCATCCGCGGATTCTCTTCGAGAGCGAGAACATCGAGCGCCGCGGTGATGGCTATGTGGCGAAGGGAACCCTCACGATGCGGGGGCACACCAGGCCGCTCGAGCTCCCGTTCCGCGTCACGAGCCTCAACTGGCACGAGGGGGCCCCCATGGTGGGCGTGGCGAGCGAGATCGCGATCGATCGGAACGAGTACGGAATCGGCTCCGACTGGCGTCACACACTGTTCCCGAACTTCATCGGTGACGACGTCGAAGTCGAGATCTTCCTCTGGACTCGGCC